Proteins encoded by one window of Rhizophagus irregularis chromosome 31, complete sequence:
- a CDS encoding uncharacterized protein (SECRETED:cutsite_ILG-ME; SECRETED:prob_0.5452); SECRETED:SignalP(1-18) has protein sequence MYKSAMCMFISILLQILGMEYKAKVPDILNGQDSYNEQVIGKENNNIKTAEEVFYENQQKFSKKPLDLTDINQQLEISMNIDQFKELLIVV, from the exons atgtataaaagTGCCATGTGCATGTTCATTAGTATTTTACTTCAGATACTTGGAATGGAAT ataaggCGAAAGTACCAGATATATTAAATGGTCAAGATTCATATAATGAACAAgtaattggaaaagaaaataataatattaaaactgCAGAAGaag tattttacgAAAATCAACAAAAATTCTCTAAAAAGCCATTAGATTTAACTGACATAAATCAACAATTAGAAATTTCAATGAATATTGATCAATTTAAAGAGTTATTAATTGTGGTTTAA